In Acidobacteriota bacterium, the sequence AGCCGGGTGAAATTAGCCATTCGCGCCCTTCGGCATCGCAACTATCAACTCTACTATTTCGGCATGCTGGTCTCTTTCGTGGGCACCTGGATGCAATCGGTGGCGCAAAGCTGGCTGGTATACCGCTTGACCGATTCCGAACTCTTACTCGGACTGGTGGGGTTTGCCGGACAAATTCCGATTTTTTTATTTACCCCGATTGGCGGCGTGATTGCCGACCGCTACTCGCGTCAACGCATTATTTCCATCACCCAGACGCTTGCGATGTTGCAAGCCTTCGCGCTTGCCATTCTCACCCTCACGCATCACATCAATGTTGAGTTGGTTATCGCCCTGGCGTTTCTGCTCGGTTGCATCAATGCTTTTGATTTACCCACCCGGCAATCGCTGTTATCGGAACTCGTCGAACGCGAAGATTTGATGAACGCGATTGCCCTGAATTCATCGATGGTCAACGGGTCGCGCATAGTCGGTCCGGCAGTTGCAGGCATCCTGGTCGCGTGGCTTGGTGAAGGCTGGTGTTTTTTAATCAATGCCCTGAGCTATATTGCCGCGATTGCCGCTTTTTTTGCCATGCGCATTACCCGCAAGCGTGAGCCGCATACATCTACCTCGGCAGTTTCGGCTCTTAAAGAAGGTTTCGATTTTGTGCGACGAACTGCACCGATTCGCGCTCTGTTGCTGCTTGTCGCTTTAGTGAGTATTTGCGGATTGTCTTACATCACCTTGATGCCGATTTTTGCCGACAAAATTTTAAACGGCGGCCCGAAAGCTTTGGGAATCATGTTGAGCGCCGCCGGCATCGGTTCGCTGGCAGCGGCGCTCACACTTGCCTCGCGAAAAGAAGCGCGCGGGCTTGGTCGCGTGGTTGCCGTTAGCGTCGTGTTGTTCGGTGTGCTGATGGTGATATTTGCCATGTCGCGCAATTTGCTCTTGTCCTGCGCGTTGCTTGTGCCGATGGGGTACACCGTGATGTTGCAGCTATCGGGGTCAAACACGCTGTTACAGACCATGGTTGACGACCGGCTGCGCGGCAGGGTGATGAGTTTCTTTTCGATGAGTCTGATGGGCATGTCGCCGTTTGGAAGTTTACTGGCAGGCGCAGTCGCCAATAAAATCGGGGCGGCATTTACGCTCGCCTTGGGCGGCGCAATCTGTGTTATCGGAGCAATCATTTTCGGTTTGCGCTTGCCGAGCCTCAAACGCGCCGCGGCATCATTGATGCCACCGCCGCAAACCACCGCAAGCCGATAAAAACTTGATACGCGCCAGGCAAACCCTAATGATTTTTCGGCAGTTGTTTTGTCTCCTTCGGTTTACCTCACCACGTTGTTGTGCTACTTTTGCGGCTAAGCAAAAGGCGTTTCGCTTTTGAAACCTGCACACGCGCTTTTCGGAGGTGCTTATGCGTTTGAAAAATTCCGCCCGTTACTTTCCGGCAATCGCTTTGCTGTTATCGCTATTTGCCGTACCCCTGCAAGCGCAAGCGCCGCCTTCGATTCAATTCTTTATGCCTGACGGTTCGCTGCCGCCGCGTGAAGTCCGCTTTACCATGACCAGTGATGACGGATTGGTGCAGACCTATTTCAGCGATTCAAAGGGGCGTTTTTTAATCACTCGCAAAGAAGGTCTCAAACCGGATTCGGCATATACCGTCACCGTCATCGGCGATGGACGGACATTTGGTAACACCACAACTTCATTCAAACATTATGGGGTTTATTATGTGACGATTTTTCTGAATCCCGTTGAAGAGACCAAGACCCGACCGGCTGGCGTGGTTGATGTCTCGGAACTCGATGAAAAGGCATCTACTGAGGCGCGCGCGGCTTATGATAGTGCCAATCAAGCATTATCTGAAGGTCGCTTGAACGATGCTGTCGAACGTTTTCATCATGCCATCACGCTTTATCCGAATTATTTTCGCGCTCTGAACGATCTGGGCGTCTTGCTCATTCGTTTGCGCCGTTATGATGAAGCAGTCACCATCTTTGAACACGCCATCGAGATTGCCCCACAGGTTTACTATCCGCGATTGAATTTAGCGGTCATCAAAACCCGCCAGGGAAACTATCAAGACGCTATCAATATGCTGGAAAAGTTACATAAAGAGTATCCGACTTTTACCCAGATTCGCATTGCGCTGGCTGATGCCTTGATTGCCGATAATCGTTTAAAAGATGCCGAAGGGCATTTGCGAACTGCGCTTGAAGATAAAAAATTAATCGCCGATAAACGCGGCAATGTGTTGTACCTGCTCGGACTGGTGCATAACAAACAGGGACGATACGCGGAAGCCGCAAAAACTCTTGAACAGGCAGTCAAGGTTTTGCCGACCGCGCCGCGCGCCCATTTGCAATTTGGCGCAGCCCTGTTGCTTTTGAATAAACTCGATGATGCCGAACGCGAGTTGAAAGCGGCTTATGAGTTGGGCGGGGTGAGCCTCGGCGGCGCGCAATTTCTGCTCGGTCAGCTCTATTTCACGCAAAAGAAATATGAATTGGCAAAGCAGGCTTTTGAACGCTATTTGACCGATGTGCCGGATGCGCCCAATAAAATCGA encodes:
- a CDS encoding MFS transporter, encoding MNDQLPQSSRVKLAIRALRHRNYQLYYFGMLVSFVGTWMQSVAQSWLVYRLTDSELLLGLVGFAGQIPIFLFTPIGGVIADRYSRQRIISITQTLAMLQAFALAILTLTHHINVELVIALAFLLGCINAFDLPTRQSLLSELVEREDLMNAIALNSSMVNGSRIVGPAVAGILVAWLGEGWCFLINALSYIAAIAAFFAMRITRKREPHTSTSAVSALKEGFDFVRRTAPIRALLLLVALVSICGLSYITLMPIFADKILNGGPKALGIMLSAAGIGSLAAALTLASRKEARGLGRVVAVSVVLFGVLMVIFAMSRNLLLSCALLVPMGYTVMLQLSGSNTLLQTMVDDRLRGRVMSFFSMSLMGMSPFGSLLAGAVANKIGAAFTLALGGAICVIGAIIFGLRLPSLKRAAASLMPPPQTTASR
- a CDS encoding tetratricopeptide repeat protein, which codes for MRLKNSARYFPAIALLLSLFAVPLQAQAPPSIQFFMPDGSLPPREVRFTMTSDDGLVQTYFSDSKGRFLITRKEGLKPDSAYTVTVIGDGRTFGNTTTSFKHYGVYYVTIFLNPVEETKTRPAGVVDVSELDEKASTEARAAYDSANQALSEGRLNDAVERFHHAITLYPNYFRALNDLGVLLIRLRRYDEAVTIFEHAIEIAPQVYYPRLNLAVIKTRQGNYQDAINMLEKLHKEYPTFTQIRIALADALIADNRLKDAEGHLRTALEDKKLIADKRGNVLYLLGLVHNKQGRYAEAAKTLEQAVKVLPTAPRAHLQFGAALLLLNKLDDAERELKAAYELGGVSLGGAQFLLGQLYFTQKKYELAKQAFERYLTDVPDAPNKIEVAKVIDQIKAAKPPDK